Proteins encoded by one window of Candidatus Binatia bacterium:
- the lexA gene encoding transcriptional repressor LexA — protein MLTPRQRAAYDFVIRFSRRNGYAPSYDEIRRHLGLASLNAVSKLIAQLRRRGYLVAAPPNAKRWLAAAAPGREWAADRTAPPLETRIRRSTRPEAATLPLLGTIAAGRPIEAIEIPEEIEVPASLLGAGERYALRVRGDSMVDDGIQDGDVVVVRSARRAENGQTIVAIVDGEATLKRFHGPGSAGRWVELRPANAAMKPLRVAADRLEIRGVLVGLVRQYH, from the coding sequence ATGCTCACGCCACGGCAGCGCGCCGCCTACGACTTCGTGATCCGCTTCTCGCGGCGGAACGGCTACGCGCCCTCGTACGACGAGATCCGGCGGCACCTGGGCCTGGCCTCGCTGAACGCCGTGTCCAAGCTGATCGCGCAGCTCCGGCGGCGCGGCTACCTGGTCGCGGCCCCGCCGAACGCCAAGCGCTGGCTCGCGGCGGCGGCTCCGGGGCGGGAATGGGCGGCGGACAGGACGGCGCCGCCTCTCGAGACGCGCATCCGGCGCTCGACCCGCCCCGAAGCCGCCACGCTGCCGCTTCTCGGGACGATCGCGGCGGGACGGCCGATCGAGGCGATCGAAATCCCGGAAGAGATCGAGGTGCCGGCCTCGCTCCTTGGGGCGGGGGAGCGCTACGCGCTCCGCGTGCGCGGCGACTCCATGGTGGACGACGGCATCCAGGACGGCGACGTGGTCGTCGTGCGGAGCGCGCGGCGCGCCGAGAACGGGCAGACGATCGTCGCGATCGTGGACGGCGAGGCCACGCTCAAGCGGTTTCATGGGCCGGGCTCGGCTGGACGCTGGGTGGAGCTTCGGCCCGCGAATGCGGCGATGAAGCCGCTGCGGGTCGCCGCTGATCGCTTGGAGATCCGCGGCGTGCTGGTCGGGCTGGTTCGCCAATACCACTAG